The following proteins come from a genomic window of Streptosporangiales bacterium:
- a CDS encoding FCD domain-containing protein — YLSVATTEQRTEQAVREHEEILTALRAGDVEQAKDAMRRHLAASEESAVRALQ; from the coding sequence GTACCTCAGTGTCGCCACGACGGAGCAACGCACCGAGCAGGCGGTGCGTGAGCACGAGGAGATCCTCACCGCGTTGCGTGCCGGTGACGTGGAGCAGGCCAAGGACGCCATGCGCCGACATCTCGCCGCGAGCGAGGAGTCTGCCGTACGCGCGCTGCAGTGA